One genomic window of Bremerella sp. JC817 includes the following:
- a CDS encoding carbonic anhydrase family protein: MSADSSYMPQQSPVNIVSPLTMYVALASDYLVVSYPDEPLSGHFDHDFYFDAPPSLTFEGMSASLERIHIHSRSEHLLDGQDFDFEIHFVHPLSSTIPETGEQRYLVLGVFFKEDSASTTPKSIRALNELMKSNTRLLKKEGGDDPAPEADVNPRDFLPSDLSKYFRYEGSLTTPHKDSEPNPEIVSWVVFPELVTVNPDDVAELKEYAQDTAREPQPLYRRFVLRSFE; this comes from the coding sequence ATGTCAGCGGACTCGTCCTACATGCCTCAACAGTCGCCGGTCAACATAGTCTCGCCTTTAACGATGTATGTCGCTCTTGCATCAGACTATTTGGTAGTGTCCTACCCCGACGAACCGTTGTCGGGGCACTTCGATCATGATTTCTATTTCGATGCCCCGCCATCACTTACCTTCGAAGGAATGTCTGCCAGCCTTGAGCGAATTCACATTCATTCTCGGAGCGAACATTTACTGGATGGACAAGATTTTGACTTTGAAATCCACTTTGTTCACCCGTTGTCGTCCACGATCCCCGAAACGGGAGAGCAGCGTTATCTTGTTCTTGGAGTCTTCTTCAAAGAAGACTCCGCAAGCACGACGCCCAAATCTATTCGTGCTCTGAATGAGTTAATGAAATCGAACACTCGGCTGTTGAAGAAAGAGGGAGGAGATGATCCCGCACCGGAGGCAGATGTGAATCCCCGTGATTTTCTTCCGTCAGATCTCAGCAAATACTTCCGATATGAAGGATCTCTCACGACACCGCACAAAGACAGCGAACCAAATCCTGAAATCGTGAGTTGGGTGGTTTTTCCCGAACTGGTGACCGTTAATCCAGACGACGTTGCGGAGTTGAAGGAATATGCTCAAGACACCGCTCGTGAACCACAGCCGCTCTACAGAAGATTTGTACTCCGCTCGTTTGAGTGA
- a CDS encoding Holliday junction DNA helicase RuvB C-terminal domain-containing protein: protein MPKSEPIITSLNHVVGQQRAVTVLRTALDAYWHDRSKSDGKEAFPHLLMCGPGGTGKTLLTELIAKELCTECHVELAQNIGNIGQMQGLLMMLESEHILLIDEIHELSETVQVSLYRAIEERKLFLGGNRKPVTLPPFTLIGATTDEYLLTPSMRDRFKILLRLQHYSHDEMAMLIDQRAKRLGWGIDAVSVTHLSARSRGVPRLAVRLLESAKRVASSKGLDRIEPTHVEEMLAIEGIDSLGFDPVEQRYLMLLKESQGPVRLNVLATHLGLPKQTIEMFERDFIRLGLITKGDKGRALTPRGVEHLNGPSA from the coding sequence ATGCCCAAATCAGAACCGATCATTACCAGCCTGAACCACGTGGTCGGGCAGCAACGTGCCGTCACTGTGCTTCGAACCGCACTCGATGCCTACTGGCACGACCGCTCCAAGAGCGACGGCAAGGAAGCGTTCCCGCATTTGCTGATGTGCGGACCGGGCGGCACAGGCAAGACGCTTTTGACCGAACTGATCGCCAAAGAACTCTGTACCGAATGCCACGTCGAGTTAGCTCAGAACATTGGCAACATCGGACAGATGCAAGGGCTGCTCATGATGTTGGAATCAGAGCACATCCTGTTGATCGATGAGATTCACGAATTGAGCGAGACCGTGCAGGTTTCACTCTACCGAGCCATCGAAGAACGCAAACTGTTCCTTGGTGGCAATCGAAAGCCGGTGACGTTGCCGCCGTTCACTTTGATCGGTGCGACGACGGATGAATATCTGCTAACACCAAGTATGCGGGACCGCTTCAAGATTCTGTTGCGGTTGCAGCACTACTCGCACGATGAGATGGCGATGCTCATTGACCAACGAGCCAAGCGTCTTGGTTGGGGAATTGATGCTGTATCTGTGACACATCTGTCGGCACGATCACGGGGCGTACCTCGTTTGGCTGTGCGACTCTTGGAGTCTGCGAAAAGAGTCGCTTCATCAAAGGGGTTGGACCGAATCGAACCAACGCACGTCGAAGAAATGCTCGCTATCGAAGGGATCGACTCACTCGGTTTTGATCCGGTGGAACAGCGATACCTGATGTTGTTGAAGGAAAGTCAGGGACCGGTGCGACTCAATGTTCTCGCCACGCATCTCGGCCTGCCCAAACAGACCATCGAGATGTTCGAGCGTGACTTCATTCGTCTCGGCCTGATCACCAAAGGCGACAAGGGAAGAGCATTGACACCGAGGGGAGTCGAGCATTTGAACGGGCCGAGTGCCTAA
- a CDS encoding tyrosine-type recombinase/integrase: MTEVRSENRAELSNISPVILRSPESSSEVLGPINQQADNDEQLIEIWLHGRPKNTQQAYSREVRRFLDAMNKPLRSIKLLDIQQYTDNVPPCLKESSVKRALSAIKSLFAFGFRLGYLSFDIGRAMKLPTFRDELADRILSETDVLRIISLEPQPRNRALLLTLYGGGFRVSEICSLKWRHLQERDSAGQITVFGKGGKTRTVLIPQSVWEALIKLRDSESSEAPVFRSRKKGHLDESAIWRIVKKASERAGIDKDVSCHWFRHAHASHALDRGCPIHLVQATLGHSSISTTGRYLHARPTESSGNYLPF, encoded by the coding sequence ATGACAGAAGTCCGATCCGAAAACCGTGCGGAATTAAGCAACATAAGTCCCGTTATCTTGCGTTCGCCTGAATCAAGCAGCGAAGTCCTCGGACCGATCAACCAGCAAGCGGACAATGACGAGCAACTCATCGAGATCTGGCTGCATGGTCGTCCCAAGAACACTCAGCAAGCTTACAGTCGAGAAGTGCGACGGTTTCTTGATGCGATGAACAAGCCACTTCGCTCCATCAAGCTGCTTGACATTCAGCAGTACACCGACAATGTCCCACCATGCCTAAAGGAGTCGTCGGTAAAGCGAGCGTTGTCAGCGATCAAGAGTCTGTTCGCCTTTGGGTTCCGGCTCGGCTACCTGTCGTTTGACATCGGTCGAGCCATGAAACTGCCGACGTTCCGTGATGAACTGGCGGACCGGATTCTCAGCGAGACGGACGTACTGCGGATCATCAGTCTCGAACCTCAGCCTCGGAACCGTGCTTTGCTCCTGACGCTCTATGGTGGCGGATTCCGAGTCTCGGAAATCTGCTCACTCAAGTGGCGTCATTTACAGGAGCGAGACTCTGCTGGTCAGATCACGGTGTTCGGCAAAGGCGGCAAGACTCGGACCGTACTGATTCCGCAATCGGTGTGGGAAGCCTTGATTAAGCTGCGAGACAGCGAGTCATCAGAAGCACCGGTTTTTCGCAGCCGGAAGAAAGGTCATCTCGATGAGTCTGCCATCTGGCGTATTGTGAAGAAGGCGTCGGAGCGTGCTGGTATCGACAAAGATGTGTCTTGCCATTGGTTTCGACACGCCCATGCTTCACACGCTCTGGACCGGGGCTGTCCTATCCACTTGGTTCAGGCCACGCTGGGGCATTCATCGATTTCAACGACAGGGCGTTACTTGCACGCACGACCAACTGAATCGAGTGGGAATTACTTGCCATTCTAG
- a CDS encoding zincin-like metallopeptidase domain-containing protein yields the protein MPDHLRHLVDVEPETTNDEFVDFAPAKIAIAATEADIRFGGDRCFYRPATDHIQMVPKHRFEHEKEFYSTLLHELSHWSEKRCEWTGNYAEGELRAEIAAAFMCSELEIPQSDDLSNVNAYLQNWLKALNDDPRFIFKASAAASKAADFVLSFSRKEEPVSV from the coding sequence TTGCCGGACCACCTGCGGCATCTCGTAGATGTCGAACCGGAAACGACGAACGATGAGTTCGTGGATTTTGCACCGGCTAAAATCGCTATCGCTGCGACGGAAGCGGACATACGTTTCGGCGGTGATCGCTGTTTTTATCGCCCGGCGACCGACCATATTCAAATGGTACCGAAGCACCGTTTTGAGCATGAGAAGGAATTCTACTCGACGCTGTTGCATGAACTGTCTCACTGGTCGGAGAAGCGGTGTGAATGGACCGGCAACTATGCTGAAGGAGAACTTCGGGCCGAGATCGCAGCGGCGTTCATGTGCTCCGAGTTGGAGATTCCGCAAAGCGACGACTTGAGCAACGTCAATGCTTATCTGCAAAACTGGCTCAAGGCGTTGAATGATGACCCTCGCTTCATCTTCAAGGCGTCCGCTGCTGCGAGCAAAGCGGCTGACTTCGTGCTGAGCTTCAGCCGAAAAGAAGAACCGGTCTCCGTCTGA
- a CDS encoding ArdC family protein: MAKSTKDIQAEITNKIVESLKAGTIPWRKPWSSSPNCGSPANVVSGKRYRGINPLILELHRQTHNFTNKWYATFNQWRDLGASVMRRPDHVKPGEWGAGIIYYAPIKKTKEDPKTGEEVEVEFAMLK, from the coding sequence ATGGCAAAGTCCACGAAAGACATTCAGGCAGAGATCACCAACAAGATTGTCGAGTCGCTCAAGGCTGGTACGATCCCTTGGCGAAAGCCGTGGTCGTCCTCACCGAACTGCGGTTCACCAGCGAACGTCGTGAGCGGGAAAAGATACAGAGGCATCAATCCTCTGATTCTGGAATTGCACCGGCAAACCCACAATTTTACGAACAAGTGGTACGCCACGTTCAATCAGTGGCGAGACCTCGGTGCCTCGGTCATGCGACGACCGGACCATGTGAAACCGGGTGAGTGGGGGGCGGGCATCATTTACTATGCCCCAATCAAGAAAACCAAAGAAGATCCGAAGACGGGCGAAGAAGTAGAAGTCGAATTCGCCATGCTCAAGTAG
- a CDS encoding sigma 54-interacting transcriptional regulator encodes MLLGKTRFPATFYETYGGNSWITDVPFDLIDVIPEVLRDPDAHLQHLAAQAPAEIEGFEDIAGESRAIRDAVGRAKRAAIRNVSVLLVGESGTGKEMFAQAIHKASNRRHKPMRSVNCAALAKSLLESELFGHTKGAFTGADAERKGLFEVADGGTVFLDEIGECDLETQAKLLRVLQPVTGEGPSVRYIQRLGDDKDRRVDVRIIAATNKDLFAAIRKGEFREDLYYRLAGISISLPPLRDRKTDIPKIAERFLGLLNAQFEADQPGYEHKSLSASAISFVKTQLWQGNVRQLYNALMQAAVLTDGKIIGRKEVAASIAEMPNSSNQLSVALVRPLGDEFDLEEHLNDIRRQYLRRAMEESGGVKAKAARLLGMKNYQTLDAQLKRLGITGNWSTES; translated from the coding sequence TTGCTGCTGGGGAAAACTAGGTTCCCGGCGACGTTCTATGAAACCTATGGCGGCAACTCGTGGATCACCGATGTTCCATTTGATTTGATTGATGTCATACCGGAGGTTCTTCGCGATCCTGATGCTCATCTTCAGCATCTTGCAGCACAGGCACCGGCTGAAATTGAAGGCTTCGAAGACATCGCTGGTGAGAGTCGAGCAATTCGCGATGCCGTTGGGCGTGCCAAGCGTGCTGCCATACGAAACGTGTCGGTCCTGCTGGTCGGCGAAAGCGGCACTGGCAAGGAAATGTTCGCCCAAGCAATTCATAAAGCGAGCAACAGACGCCACAAACCGATGAGGTCCGTCAACTGTGCCGCACTCGCAAAATCGCTGCTCGAATCGGAACTGTTTGGTCACACTAAAGGGGCGTTCACAGGTGCCGATGCCGAGCGAAAGGGGCTCTTTGAAGTAGCCGATGGTGGAACAGTCTTCTTGGACGAGATCGGAGAATGCGATCTGGAGACTCAGGCCAAGCTGCTCCGCGTCCTCCAGCCGGTCACCGGCGAGGGACCGTCCGTTCGATACATTCAGCGACTAGGCGACGACAAGGATCGCAGAGTCGATGTAAGAATCATCGCCGCGACGAACAAAGACCTGTTCGCCGCGATCCGCAAAGGTGAGTTCCGAGAGGACCTGTACTACCGATTGGCGGGGATCTCGATCAGCCTGCCTCCGCTTCGGGATCGGAAGACCGACATTCCCAAGATCGCCGAACGGTTCTTGGGTCTCTTGAACGCTCAATTCGAAGCCGATCAGCCCGGCTACGAGCACAAATCCCTTTCTGCCTCCGCAATTTCGTTTGTGAAAACGCAGCTTTGGCAGGGGAATGTTCGGCAGCTCTATAACGCCTTGATGCAGGCAGCAGTACTCACGGACGGAAAAATAATTGGTCGGAAAGAAGTGGCCGCTTCCATCGCGGAAATGCCGAATTCGAGCAATCAACTTTCGGTGGCTTTGGTTCGTCCGCTCGGCGATGAATTCGACCTTGAAGAGCACCTTAACGACATACGCCGCCAATACTTGCGACGGGCGATGGAGGAGTCCGGGGGCGTGAAAGCCAAGGCCGCTCGGCTGTTGGGAATGAAGAACTACCAGACGTTGGACGCCCAGCTCAAACGCCTCGGTATCACAGGTAACTGGAGCACTGAGTCATGA
- a CDS encoding DEAD/DEAH box helicase family protein: MKSLNFEFLRPKWPELSGLGGFAEAYAHPDPVGSISKLRVFCEQIVEWIHHHERLPKPYRANLNDLLHNQPFKDVVPEVVLSKLHALRMEGNNAAHGNKGDTTTALRLTREAYNVARWLHVNYAGGNATDCSEYAEPPEGGVEGFKQRREKRAILERVAAQEAQMQKLLADLEKERSRAEQAVATAEERQAALEAALQSTAKLQSIDPMAFSEEETRNYLIDQMLADEGWNVAKGITDTEEVKKEYPVTGQPTPSGEGAADYVLMDNNGKPLAVLEAKRTSKNATEGRKQAELYADALEKKHGQRPVIFYTNGYDLWIWNDAAGEPPRKIYGFYSKDSLQHMHFQRGAKKPVSEVSANPDIAGRMYQIEAVRRVVEQFAEKKRKALIVQATGTGKTRVAISLCDAMVKANWAKRILFLCDRRELRRQANNAFNEFLPSLPRTYVTGATAGNTKDRIFLSTYPAMMKIYESFDTGYFDLIIADESHRSLYNRYRQLFEYFDCYQLGLTATPVDFVARNTFKIFECDEGDPTSNYDYPTAVAQKHLVPFEVDTHTTPFLRSGIKYSKMTEEQRRQLEEDEVLPQAIEFEQGAVDKVVYNKDTNRHILRNLMDHGIRVGSRIGKTIIFARSIKHARLMEELFNEMYPQYGGKFCQTVVSDDPRAESMIDDFKGDGTNPELTIAISVDMLDTGVDVPECVNLVFAKPVYSYVKFWQMIGRGTRLCPDLFGPDIDKSHFQIFDHWGNFERFEQDYKMAEPTRQKSLCERVFEARMKLAEAALEKQHNAGFEIAASLISKQIADLPKGSIPVKEKWPQVQSVSSEETVRQFDAATKATLQQNIAPLMQWVDIAKFEEAYKFDRLIAQLQAELIRGSNKFADLRDAVVNLVSSLRINLSQVKLKLPVIERVKSEEFWDEVTVGDLEEIRDQLRGVIQFRRKDEVVKLDPIIIDVKEDEADIERKKHKVRLDKLDDLDMVAYRNRVNNVLQAIIDQNDTLRKIRLGEPVTENDLEDLCSLVLTQEPGLDLHDLMDYFKQAESLDQAIREIIGMDADAVRERFTKFVQTHPNLASHQIKFLDLLQNHIAKFGSIKTDDLYEPPFTTLHSDSLDGLFEQSLADELFEIIGSFQANSD, translated from the coding sequence ATGAAATCACTCAACTTCGAGTTCCTTCGACCGAAGTGGCCAGAGCTGTCAGGGCTTGGTGGCTTTGCGGAAGCGTACGCACATCCCGACCCTGTTGGCTCGATCTCGAAGCTGCGAGTCTTCTGCGAACAGATCGTTGAATGGATTCACCATCACGAACGACTTCCTAAACCATATCGAGCGAATCTCAACGATCTTCTGCACAACCAACCGTTCAAAGACGTTGTCCCAGAAGTCGTACTCTCCAAGCTCCATGCTCTTCGCATGGAAGGCAACAACGCGGCTCATGGAAACAAAGGCGATACCACGACCGCATTGCGGTTGACGCGTGAAGCTTACAACGTGGCCCGTTGGCTCCACGTCAACTACGCGGGTGGCAATGCCACCGACTGCTCTGAATACGCGGAACCTCCTGAAGGTGGAGTTGAGGGATTTAAGCAACGGCGTGAAAAGCGGGCCATTCTGGAACGCGTGGCGGCTCAAGAAGCTCAAATGCAGAAGCTTCTCGCCGATCTCGAAAAGGAAAGGTCGCGTGCTGAACAAGCGGTTGCCACCGCTGAGGAACGACAGGCCGCGTTGGAAGCTGCGTTGCAGTCCACCGCGAAGCTGCAATCCATCGACCCGATGGCGTTCAGTGAAGAAGAGACTCGCAATTACCTGATTGACCAGATGCTCGCCGACGAGGGGTGGAACGTTGCCAAAGGCATCACCGACACTGAAGAGGTAAAAAAAGAGTACCCGGTGACTGGTCAGCCCACGCCATCCGGTGAAGGTGCAGCTGACTACGTGTTGATGGACAATAACGGCAAGCCGCTGGCGGTCCTCGAAGCGAAGCGTACCAGCAAGAATGCTACAGAAGGTCGGAAGCAAGCCGAACTCTACGCCGACGCTCTGGAAAAGAAGCACGGCCAACGTCCTGTGATTTTCTACACCAACGGGTACGACTTGTGGATTTGGAACGACGCTGCCGGGGAACCACCGCGAAAGATCTACGGATTTTATTCCAAAGACAGCCTTCAGCACATGCACTTCCAACGCGGTGCCAAGAAGCCAGTCAGTGAAGTGTCGGCAAATCCCGACATCGCCGGTCGCATGTACCAGATCGAAGCGGTCCGCCGTGTGGTTGAGCAGTTCGCGGAAAAGAAACGCAAGGCACTGATCGTTCAGGCCACCGGCACCGGTAAGACTCGTGTCGCGATCTCGCTTTGTGACGCGATGGTCAAAGCGAATTGGGCGAAACGAATCTTGTTTCTCTGTGACCGTCGCGAATTACGTCGGCAGGCGAACAACGCATTCAACGAGTTCCTGCCGTCACTTCCGAGAACATACGTCACGGGGGCCACGGCAGGTAACACGAAGGATCGGATCTTTCTTTCGACCTACCCGGCCATGATGAAGATCTACGAGTCATTTGATACAGGCTACTTCGATCTGATCATCGCCGACGAATCACACCGCAGTCTCTACAACCGGTATCGACAACTGTTTGAGTATTTCGACTGCTACCAGCTTGGCCTCACCGCCACGCCCGTCGATTTCGTTGCACGAAACACCTTCAAGATCTTTGAGTGCGATGAAGGAGATCCCACTTCAAACTACGACTACCCAACAGCGGTTGCACAGAAGCACCTTGTTCCGTTCGAAGTCGATACACATACAACGCCGTTCCTGCGATCCGGCATTAAGTACTCCAAGATGACGGAAGAGCAACGTCGTCAGTTGGAGGAAGACGAAGTACTGCCACAGGCGATTGAGTTTGAACAGGGGGCCGTGGACAAGGTCGTCTACAACAAGGACACAAATCGCCACATCCTTAGGAATCTGATGGATCACGGTATCCGTGTCGGCAGTCGCATCGGCAAGACGATCATCTTTGCACGGAGCATCAAACACGCTCGCCTCATGGAGGAACTGTTCAATGAAATGTACCCGCAGTACGGCGGCAAATTCTGTCAAACGGTCGTCAGTGATGATCCTCGTGCCGAGTCGATGATCGATGACTTCAAAGGCGACGGCACCAATCCCGAACTGACCATCGCGATCTCCGTGGACATGCTCGATACCGGCGTGGACGTGCCTGAGTGCGTCAATCTCGTGTTCGCCAAGCCTGTCTATTCTTACGTGAAGTTCTGGCAAATGATCGGGCGTGGCACCCGGTTGTGCCCTGATCTGTTCGGTCCGGACATCGACAAATCGCACTTCCAGATTTTCGACCATTGGGGGAACTTCGAACGCTTTGAGCAGGACTACAAGATGGCCGAACCGACTCGGCAGAAGTCACTTTGCGAACGAGTCTTTGAAGCCCGGATGAAATTGGCCGAAGCTGCGTTGGAGAAGCAGCACAATGCCGGGTTCGAGATTGCCGCGAGCTTGATCAGCAAGCAGATCGCCGATCTCCCAAAGGGCAGTATCCCCGTTAAGGAAAAATGGCCGCAGGTGCAATCCGTCTCGTCTGAAGAAACGGTTCGCCAGTTTGACGCGGCTACCAAGGCCACGCTGCAACAGAACATCGCTCCGCTCATGCAATGGGTGGACATCGCAAAATTCGAGGAAGCCTACAAGTTCGACCGGCTCATCGCCCAACTTCAGGCGGAACTCATTCGCGGTAGCAACAAGTTCGCCGATCTCCGCGATGCTGTCGTCAATCTGGTCAGCAGTTTGCGAATCAACCTGTCTCAGGTGAAGTTGAAGCTGCCCGTTATCGAACGCGTCAAGAGCGAAGAGTTCTGGGATGAGGTCACCGTTGGTGATCTCGAAGAAATCCGCGACCAGCTTCGCGGCGTTATCCAATTCCGTCGTAAGGACGAAGTCGTCAAGCTCGATCCGATCATCATCGACGTGAAGGAAGACGAAGCGGACATCGAACGCAAAAAGCATAAGGTCCGTTTGGACAAACTCGACGATCTGGACATGGTCGCGTACCGAAATCGCGTCAACAACGTCTTGCAAGCCATCATCGACCAGAACGACACGCTGCGAAAGATTCGACTTGGCGAACCCGTCACAGAGAATGATCTCGAAGACCTCTGCTCACTGGTCCTGACTCAGGAACCGGGTCTCGACCTGCACGACCTAATGGACTACTTCAAGCAGGCCGAATCGCT